Proteins encoded by one window of Halorubrum ruber:
- the smc gene encoding chromosome segregation protein SMC, with product MHITEVVLDGFKSFGRTTRIPFYEDFTVVTGPNGSGKSNIIDGVLFALGLARTRGIRAKKLTDLIYNPGHDDGEAADGPNEASVTVVLSNEDGTLDRSQVVSAAGTENVGDVSEITIKRRVKETEDNYYSYYYLNGRSVNLSDVQDLLAAAGVTPEGYNVVMQGDVTEIINMTPYQRRGIIDEIAGVAEFDEKKEAAYEELDTVEDRIGEADLRIGEKQDRLDQLADERETALEYQELRDELEEYRGFRKASELEEKRDALADVEGDIDEAEADLESLREELDARQGKLTRLEEDLADLNHEIETKGEEEQIQIRSEIEEIKGEVSRLEDKIESAESRAESAENDRRQAFVQIDRKEEKVEELEAEIRETKVEKASVKSELATKRSELADVEAEIEGADTEFDELKSDLAEKKEAIEALREEKNETQREKDRLLDEARRRSNAVSEAREELEEARESLPEHKARISELKSELDKAEKNQATIEDAVADLFAEKAEKEERLEEIESTLREKQNEYAKLEAAADERGDASWPRAVTEVKNGGIDGVHGAVGELGSVEAEYAEACETAAGGRLANVVVDDDGVGSTCIDYLKQRNAGRATFLPITKMDDRSLPRKPSLPGVVDFARNLVEYDAEYESIFSYVLGSTLVVEDMSTARELMGDYRMVTLDGDLVEKSGAMTGGSGGGSRYSFTKSGGGKLERLATEISDLEDERQSVQSEIDALDDDIEDARDRKADAAERVRSLEADVERAEDDLAEAEARIEELEDELEELEAERESVDEQMTALDEEIAATDAEIDELAAEIDDIEAELADSKIPELSERADEIRSEIGDLEERMDSFDSRINELELEKGYAEDALDDLHDDVEEAQNAKAEAEEAIAEHEAAIEEKEAELAEKKEAIADLEEELTELKEQREELREEIREATRKRDEQRSLVSEAESDLSDLTDRRDRLEWEIDELESQVGAYDADEIPDLDEVESRIEALESEMEALEPVNMLAIDEYEEVQEALDELQERRDVLVEERDAIEERIEGYEAAKKETFMETFESINDHFEDIFARLSAGSGELVLENPEDPFEEGLTMKAQPADKPVQRLDAMSGGEKSLTALSFIFAVQRHNPAPFYALDEIDAFLDAVNAERVGEMIEELAEEAQFVVVGHRSALLERSDRAIGVTMQGDNLSAVTGMQFGDDADEEEVTADD from the coding sequence CGGGCTCGCCCGCACCCGCGGGATCCGCGCCAAGAAGCTCACCGACCTCATCTACAACCCCGGCCACGACGACGGCGAGGCCGCCGACGGGCCGAACGAGGCGTCCGTCACGGTCGTACTCTCCAACGAGGACGGCACCCTCGACCGGTCGCAGGTCGTCTCCGCGGCCGGCACGGAGAACGTCGGCGACGTCTCCGAGATCACGATCAAGCGCCGCGTGAAGGAGACCGAGGACAACTACTACTCGTACTACTACCTCAACGGACGCTCGGTGAACCTCTCGGACGTCCAGGACCTGCTCGCGGCGGCGGGCGTCACGCCGGAGGGGTACAACGTGGTGATGCAGGGCGACGTCACCGAGATCATCAACATGACCCCCTACCAGCGGCGGGGGATCATCGACGAGATCGCGGGCGTCGCGGAGTTCGACGAGAAGAAGGAGGCCGCCTACGAGGAGCTCGACACGGTCGAAGACCGGATCGGCGAGGCCGACCTCCGCATCGGCGAGAAGCAGGACCGCCTCGACCAGCTCGCCGACGAGCGCGAGACCGCCCTCGAGTACCAGGAGCTCCGCGACGAGCTCGAGGAGTACCGCGGGTTCCGGAAGGCCTCCGAGTTAGAGGAGAAGCGCGACGCACTCGCGGACGTCGAGGGCGACATCGACGAGGCCGAGGCGGACCTCGAATCGCTCCGCGAGGAGCTCGACGCCAGACAGGGGAAGCTCACTCGCTTGGAGGAGGACTTAGCGGACCTCAACCACGAGATCGAGACGAAAGGCGAGGAGGAACAGATCCAGATCCGCTCGGAGATAGAGGAGATCAAAGGCGAGGTCTCGCGGTTAGAGGACAAAATTGAGTCCGCCGAGTCGCGCGCCGAATCGGCCGAGAACGACCGGCGGCAGGCGTTCGTCCAGATCGATCGCAAAGAGGAGAAGGTCGAGGAGCTGGAGGCCGAGATCCGCGAGACGAAAGTGGAGAAGGCGTCGGTGAAGTCGGAGCTGGCGACGAAGCGCTCCGAGCTGGCCGATGTCGAGGCCGAGATCGAGGGCGCGGACACGGAGTTCGACGAGCTGAAAAGCGACCTCGCGGAGAAGAAGGAGGCGATCGAGGCGCTCCGCGAGGAGAAAAACGAGACGCAACGCGAGAAGGACCGGCTGCTCGACGAGGCCCGCCGCCGCTCGAACGCCGTGAGCGAGGCCCGCGAGGAGTTAGAGGAGGCCCGCGAGTCGCTCCCGGAACACAAGGCGCGCATCTCCGAGCTGAAAAGCGAGCTCGACAAGGCGGAGAAGAACCAGGCGACCATCGAGGACGCGGTCGCCGACCTGTTCGCGGAGAAGGCCGAGAAGGAGGAGCGCTTAGAGGAGATCGAGTCGACGCTCCGCGAGAAGCAGAACGAGTACGCCAAGCTGGAGGCGGCGGCCGACGAGCGCGGCGACGCCTCCTGGCCCCGCGCGGTCACCGAGGTGAAGAACGGCGGTATCGACGGCGTCCACGGCGCGGTCGGCGAGCTGGGCTCGGTTGAGGCCGAGTACGCCGAGGCCTGCGAGACCGCCGCGGGCGGCCGGCTGGCGAACGTCGTCGTCGACGACGACGGCGTCGGCTCGACCTGTATCGACTACCTGAAACAGCGCAACGCGGGCCGGGCGACGTTCCTCCCCATCACGAAGATGGACGACCGGAGCCTGCCGCGGAAGCCCTCGCTGCCGGGCGTGGTCGACTTCGCGCGCAACCTCGTCGAGTACGACGCCGAGTACGAGTCGATCTTCTCGTACGTCCTCGGCTCGACGCTCGTCGTCGAGGACATGTCGACCGCGCGCGAGCTGATGGGCGACTACCGAATGGTGACGCTCGACGGCGACCTCGTCGAGAAGTCGGGCGCGATGACCGGCGGCTCCGGCGGCGGCTCCCGCTACTCCTTTACGAAGTCCGGCGGCGGCAAACTGGAGCGGCTCGCGACGGAGATCTCCGACCTCGAGGACGAGCGGCAGTCGGTCCAGTCGGAGATCGACGCGCTCGACGACGACATCGAGGACGCGCGCGACCGGAAGGCCGACGCGGCCGAGCGCGTCCGGTCGCTGGAGGCTGACGTCGAGCGCGCCGAGGACGACCTCGCGGAGGCCGAAGCCCGGATCGAGGAGCTGGAAGACGAGCTGGAGGAGCTGGAGGCGGAACGCGAGTCCGTCGACGAGCAGATGACGGCGCTCGACGAGGAGATCGCGGCGACCGACGCGGAGATCGACGAGCTCGCGGCCGAAATCGACGACATCGAAGCCGAGTTGGCCGACTCGAAGATCCCGGAGCTCTCCGAGCGCGCCGACGAGATCCGGTCTGAGATCGGCGACCTCGAAGAGCGGATGGACTCGTTCGACAGCCGGATCAACGAGCTGGAGTTGGAGAAGGGGTACGCCGAGGACGCGCTCGACGACCTCCACGACGACGTCGAGGAGGCGCAGAACGCGAAGGCGGAGGCCGAGGAGGCGATCGCCGAGCACGAAGCCGCGATCGAGGAGAAGGAGGCGGAACTCGCCGAGAAGAAGGAGGCGATCGCCGATCTCGAGGAAGAGCTCACGGAGCTGAAAGAGCAACGCGAGGAGCTCCGCGAGGAGATCCGCGAGGCGACCCGGAAGCGCGACGAGCAGCGGTCGCTCGTCTCGGAGGCCGAGTCGGACCTCTCGGACCTCACCGACCGCCGCGACCGGCTGGAGTGGGAGATCGACGAGCTGGAGTCGCAGGTCGGCGCCTACGACGCCGACGAGATCCCCGACCTCGACGAGGTGGAGTCGCGGATCGAGGCGCTCGAATCGGAGATGGAGGCGCTCGAACCGGTGAACATGCTCGCCATCGACGAGTACGAGGAGGTCCAGGAGGCGCTCGACGAGCTCCAAGAGCGCCGCGACGTGCTCGTCGAGGAGCGCGACGCCATCGAGGAGCGCATCGAGGGGTACGAGGCGGCGAAGAAGGAGACGTTCATGGAGACGTTCGAGTCGATCAACGACCACTTCGAGGACATCTTCGCGCGCCTCTCGGCGGGATCCGGTGAACTCGTCTTGGAGAACCCCGAGGACCCCTTCGAGGAGGGATTGACGATGAAGGCCCAGCCCGCGGACAAGCCGGTCCAGCGCCTCGACGCGATGAGCGGCGGCGAGAAGTCGCTCACCGCCCTCTCCTTCATCTTCGCCGTCCAGCGCCACAACCCGGCGCCGTTCTACGCGCTCGACGAGATCGACGCGTTCCTCGACGCGGTCAACGCCGAGCGCGTCGGCGAGATGATCGAGGAGTTAGCCGAGGAGGCTCAGTTCGTCGTCGTCGGCCACCGCTCGGCGCTGCTGGAGCGCTCCGACCGCGCCATCGGCGTCACGATGCAGGGCGACAACCTCTCGGCGGTGACCGGCATGCAGTTCGGCGACGACGCCGACGAGGAGGAGGTGACCGCGGATGACTGA